The following proteins are encoded in a genomic region of Phragmites australis chromosome 9, lpPhrAust1.1, whole genome shotgun sequence:
- the LOC133928078 gene encoding uncharacterized protein LOC133928078, translating into MASTLALDNTTNGALSTAIAPVVQSLALTAAAHLPLVLNMQDSNYTMGSTFFLTLYGKFKPLPHDDYTVKSWMYGSIATDLLAAVMEPNKLTRDLWTCLESQFRDNMEACAIYLNSEFHSMVQGTVSITDYFQKMKTLVDTLCDVGHLVSDSTLVLNTLCGLSPRFSNATTHIF; encoded by the exons ATGGCCTCCACCCTAGCGCTGGACAACACCACCAACGGCGCCCTCTCTACTGCCATCGCCCCTGTAGTACAGAGTTTGGCGCTCACCGCTGCTGCTCATCTTCCCCTCGTCCTCAACATGCAGGATTCAAACTACACCATGGGGAGCACTTTCTTCCTCACGCTCTATGGCAAGTTCAAGCCGCTTCCCCAT GACGATTACACCGTCAAGTCCTGGATGTACGGCTCTATTGCCACCGATCTCCTCGCCGCCGTCATGGAGCCCAACAAGCTGACACGTGACCTGTGGACGTGCCTGGAGTCCCAATTCCGTGACAACATGGAGGCTTGTGCCATCTACCTCAACAGCGAGTTCCACTCAATGGTGCAGGGCACCGTGTCCATCACGGACTACTTCCAGAAGATGAAAACACTCGTCGACACCCTCTGTGATGTCGGCCACCTAGTCAGCGACTCCACCCTCGTCCTCAATACATTGTGTGGCCTCAGTCCGCGTTTCTCCAACGCAACCACACACATCTTCTAG
- the LOC133928841 gene encoding endo-1,3;1,4-beta-D-glucanase-like isoform X1: MASSHCWENPPELNPAGGGGEVVEDFGGLKTYVAGSAESKAAVILVSDVFGFEAPNLRKIADKVASSGYLVVVPDFLHGDPKDPNKPSNREMWLQSHTPKKACEEAKPVIAALKEKGVSTIGAAGYCWGAKVVVELGKVHEIQAAVLLHPSLLTVDDMKEVKCPISMLGAENDKSTPPELLKQFEQVLSDNSAIDHFVKIFPGVAHGWAVRYSDNDAAAVKSAEEALRDMTGWFDKYLK; the protein is encoded by the exons ATGGCGAGCTCGCACTGCTGGGAGAACCCGCCAGAGCTGAATCCGGCCGGCGGAGGGGGTGAGGTCGTCGAGGACTTCGGCGGGCTGAAGACGTACGTCGCCGGCTCGGCGGAGTCCAAGGCCGCCGTCATCCTCGTCTCCGACGTCTTCG GGTTCGAAGCGCCAAACCTGAG GAAGATAGCAGACAAAGTTGCTTCGTCTGGTTACTTAGTTGTAGTGCCAGATTTCCTGCATGGGGATCCAAAAGACCCCAACAAACCCAGCAATCGTGAAATGTGGTTACAGTCACACACTCCG AAAAAGGCATGTGAAGAGGCAAAACCAGTAATTGCTGCTCTAAAGGAGAAGGGAGTATCGACCATCGGGGCTGCAGGTTATTGCTGGGGCG CAAAGGTTGTTGTGGAGCTAGGTAAAGTTCATGAGATCCAAGCTGCTGTATTATTACACCCTTCTTTACTTACTGTTGATGACATGAAAG AGGTCAAATGCCCCATTTCTATGCTTGGTGCTGAAAATGACAAATCAACCCCGCCTGAATTGTTAAAACAGTTCGAGCAAGTTCTTTCAGATAACTCTGCG ATCGATCACTTTGTCAAGATTTTCCCCGGGGTAGCTCATGGATGGGCTGTGAGATACAGCGACAATGATGCGGCTGCCGTCAAGAGTGCCGAGGAAGCCCTGCGAGACATGACCGGCTGGTTTGATAAATACCTGAAGTGA
- the LOC133928841 gene encoding endo-1,3;1,4-beta-D-glucanase-like isoform X2 has product MASSHCWENPPELNPAGGGGEVVEDFGGLKTYVAGSAESKAAVILVSDVFGFEAPNLRKIADKVASSGYLVVVPDFLHGDPKDPNKPSNREMWLQSHTPKKACEEAKPVIAALKEKGVSTIGAAGYCWGEVKCPISMLGAENDKSTPPELLKQFEQVLSDNSAIDHFVKIFPGVAHGWAVRYSDNDAAAVKSAEEALRDMTGWFDKYLK; this is encoded by the exons ATGGCGAGCTCGCACTGCTGGGAGAACCCGCCAGAGCTGAATCCGGCCGGCGGAGGGGGTGAGGTCGTCGAGGACTTCGGCGGGCTGAAGACGTACGTCGCCGGCTCGGCGGAGTCCAAGGCCGCCGTCATCCTCGTCTCCGACGTCTTCG GGTTCGAAGCGCCAAACCTGAG GAAGATAGCAGACAAAGTTGCTTCGTCTGGTTACTTAGTTGTAGTGCCAGATTTCCTGCATGGGGATCCAAAAGACCCCAACAAACCCAGCAATCGTGAAATGTGGTTACAGTCACACACTCCG AAAAAGGCATGTGAAGAGGCAAAACCAGTAATTGCTGCTCTAAAGGAGAAGGGAGTATCGACCATCGGGGCTGCAGGTTATTGCTGGGGCG AGGTCAAATGCCCCATTTCTATGCTTGGTGCTGAAAATGACAAATCAACCCCGCCTGAATTGTTAAAACAGTTCGAGCAAGTTCTTTCAGATAACTCTGCG ATCGATCACTTTGTCAAGATTTTCCCCGGGGTAGCTCATGGATGGGCTGTGAGATACAGCGACAATGATGCGGCTGCCGTCAAGAGTGCCGAGGAAGCCCTGCGAGACATGACCGGCTGGTTTGATAAATACCTGAAGTGA